A DNA window from Daucus carota subsp. sativus chromosome 3, DH1 v3.0, whole genome shotgun sequence contains the following coding sequences:
- the LOC108213374 gene encoding glutathione transferase GST 23 yields MADDLKLFRTWSSAYGLRIVWALKLKGIEFDTIFEDLADKSPLLLQYNPVHKKIPVLVHNGKPVCESLVILEYIDETWNEAYPLLPKDPFKKAEVRFWTKFNEEKLLPSIKKASLGHGREKEEARALTPEYLKHAEEQLEGKKFFGGEKIGYLDLVFGWMAYLINVLEEVDGTTLINRERYPLLTKWMEIFYEIPVFKESWPDRDMLITKFQNYVWT; encoded by the exons ATGGCAGATGATCTGAAGCTTTTCAGAACATGGTCAAGTGCATATGGTTTGAGAATAGTATGGGCATTGAAGCTTAAAGGCATAGAGTTCGATACCATTTTTGAAGATCTTGCCGACAAAAGCCCTTTGCTCCTCCAGTATAATCCAGTTCATAAGAAAATTCCAGTGCTTGTGCACAATGGCAAACCTGTCTGTGAATCACTGGTGATTCTGGAGTACATTGATGAAACATGGAATGAAGCTTATCCCCTTCTCCCTAAAGATCCATTTAAAAAGGCCGAGGTGCGCTTCTGGACAAAATTCAATGAAGAAAAG CTTTTGCCATCCATTAAGAAGGCTTCTCTTGGACATGGTAGAGAGAAAGAGGAAGCCAGAGCTCTGACACCAGAATATCTGAAACATGCTGAAGAACAACTTGAGGGAAAGAAATTTTTTGGCGGTGAGAAAATTGGGTACCTCGATCTAGTATTCGGGTGGATGGCCTATCTTATAAATGTCTTGGAGGAAGTCGATGGCACAACATTGATAAACAGAGAGAGATACCCTCTGTTAACCAAATGGATGgagattttttatgaaattccAGTGTTCAAGGAAAGCTGGCCAGATCGAGACATGCTCATCACCAAGTTCCAGAACTATGTGTGGACTTAA
- the LOC108213375 gene encoding glutathione transferase GST 23 translates to MATEVKLFRSWSSRYALRIVWALKLKGVEFEAIFEDLSNKSSLLLQYNPVHKKVPVLVHNGKPVCESLVILEYVDETWNGAHPLLPKDPFAKAEARFWAKFSDDKLMPLIRKATLGNGEEKEEARVLTAENLKHVEELLKGKKFFGGEKIGYVDLAFGWMAYLINVLEEVSGATLIKKEEFPLLSKWMENFYEFPEFKESWPDHDRLITKFKNYG, encoded by the exons ATGGCAACTGAAGTGAAGCTTTTTAGATCATGGTCAAGTCGATATGCTTTAAGAATAGTATGGGCACTGAAGCTCAAAGGTGTAGAATTCGAGGCCATTTTTGAGGATCTTTCTAATAAAAGCTCTTTACTCCTCCAGTATAATCCGGTTCATAAGAAAGTTCCAGTGCTTGTCCACAATGGCAAACCTGTCTGCGAATCATTGGTGATCCTGGAGTATGTGGATGAAACATGGAATGGTGCTCATCCCCTTCTCCCTAAAGAtccatttgcaaaagctgaggCGCGCTTCTGGGCAAAATTCAGTGATGACAAG CTAATGCCATTGATAAGGAAGGCTACTCTTGGAAATGGTGAAGAGAAAGAGGAAGCCAGGGTTCTGACTGCAGAAAATCTGAAACATGTCGAAGAACTACTCAAGGGAAAGAAATTCTTTGGCGGTGAGAAGATTGGGTACGTTGATCTGGCATTCGGGTGGATGGCCTATCTGATCAATGTCTTGGAGGAAGTATCTGGCGCGACATTGATAAAGAAAGAGGAATTTCCTCTCTTATCTAAATGGATGGAGAATTTTTAtgaatttccagaattcaagGAAAGTTGGCCAGACCATGACAGGCTCATCACCAAGTTCAAAAACTATGGTTGA
- the LOC108210412 gene encoding glutathione transferase GST 23 has translation MANEVKLLRSWSSPFALRIVWALKLKGVEFETIFEDLANKSSLLLQYNPVHKKIPVLVHNGKPVCESLVILEYIDETWNAAHPLLPKDPFGRAEARFWAKFSDDKLMPLIKKATIGQGEDKEEARVQTAENLKYVEELLKGKKFFGGETIGYLDLAFGWMAYLINVLEEVSGATLIKKEEFPLLSKWMENFYELPEFKESWPDRDRLITKFKNYG, from the exons ATGGCAAATGAAGTGAAGCTTTTGAGATCATGGTCAAGTCCATTTGCATTAAGAATAGTCTGGGCACTCAAGCTCAAAGGTGTCGAATTCGAGACCATTTTTGAAGATCTTGCTAACAAAAGCTCTCTGCTCCTCCAGTACAATCCAGTTCATAAGAAAATTCCAGTGCTTGTCCACAACGGCAAGCCTGTCTGCGAATCATTGGTGATCCTGGAGTACATTGATGAAACATGGAATGCAGCTCATCCCCTTCTCCCGAAAGATCCATTTGGAAGAGCTGAGGCGCGCTTCTGGGCAAAATTCAGCGATGACAAG CTTATGCCATTGATAAAGAAGGCTACTATTGGACAAGGTGAAGACAAAGAGGAGGCTAGAGTTCAGACTGCAGAAAATCTGAAATACGTCGAAGAACTGCTCAAGGGTAAGAAATTCTTTGGCGGTGAGACAATTGGGTACCTTGATCTGGCATTCGGGTGGATGGCCTATCTGATCAATGTCTTGGAGGAAGTATCTGGCGCAACATTGATAAAGAAAGAGGAATTTCCTCTCTTATCTAAATGGATGGAAAATTTTTATGAATTGCCAGAATTCAAGGAAAGCTGGCCAGACCGCGACAGACTCATCACCAAGTTCAAAAACTATGGTTGA
- the LOC108210413 gene encoding uncharacterized protein LOC108210413 isoform X2: MAFTQSCRNALRRASQSVFHHPILFSAQGVRYRKLEVILTTSVDKLGRAGEVVKVAPGHFRNHLMPKLLAVPNIDKFAYLVSEQRKIYQTEEVEEVKVVQKTEEDITKEYLTAAKRLDDAKLVLRRFIKVDNELREPVLKEEIVAEVARQLCVRIAPENLHLPTPLSSLGEFAVPLLLPKSIPLPAGKVQWTLDVKIRRK, from the exons ATGGCCTTTACGCAATCATGTAGAAATGCTCTCCGTCGCGCCTCCCAAAGCGTGTTCCACCACCCCATTTTGTTTTCCGCTCAGGGCGTTCGGTATCGAAAGCTGGAAGTCATTCTCACTACT AGTGTGGATAAGCTGGGGAGAGCAGGGGAGGTTGTGAAAGTGGCGCCGGGGCATTTTAGGAACCATTTGATGCCGAAGTTGCTGGCGGTCCCGAATATTGATAAGTTTGCGTATCTTGTTAGTGAGCAGCGGAAG ATTTACCAAACTGAGGAGGTTGAAGAGGTTAAAGTTGTTCAGAAGACCGAAGAAGATATAACTAAAGAATACCTGACAGCAGCAAAACGCCTGGATGATGCTAAGCTG GTTTTGAGAAGGTTTATCAAGGTTGACAATGAATTGCGAGAACCTGTGTTGAAAGAAGAAATCGTTGCTGAG GTAGCAAGACAGTTATGTGTCCGCATTGCCCCTGAAAACCTACATTTACCAACACCTTTGTCATCTTTGGGGGAGTTTGCAGTGCCACTCTTATTACCAAAGTCCATTCCTTTGCCTGCAGGGAAGGTCCAGTGGACACTTGATGTTAAAATCCGCAGAAAATAG
- the LOC108210413 gene encoding uncharacterized protein LOC108210413 isoform X1, translating into MSVTAAKCFPQLNPNSHLHLRSLRRFFNQSMAFTQSCRNALRRASQSVFHHPILFSAQGVRYRKLEVILTTSVDKLGRAGEVVKVAPGHFRNHLMPKLLAVPNIDKFAYLVSEQRKIYQTEEVEEVKVVQKTEEDITKEYLTAAKRLDDAKLVLRRFIKVDNELREPVLKEEIVAEVARQLCVRIAPENLHLPTPLSSLGEFAVPLLLPKSIPLPAGKVQWTLDVKIRRK; encoded by the exons ATGAGTGTTACAGCTGCAAAGTGTTTCCCCCAACTGAACCCTAATTCTCATCTTCACCTCCGCTCTCTCCGGCGATTCTTCAATCAG AGCATGGCCTTTACGCAATCATGTAGAAATGCTCTCCGTCGCGCCTCCCAAAGCGTGTTCCACCACCCCATTTTGTTTTCCGCTCAGGGCGTTCGGTATCGAAAGCTGGAAGTCATTCTCACTACT AGTGTGGATAAGCTGGGGAGAGCAGGGGAGGTTGTGAAAGTGGCGCCGGGGCATTTTAGGAACCATTTGATGCCGAAGTTGCTGGCGGTCCCGAATATTGATAAGTTTGCGTATCTTGTTAGTGAGCAGCGGAAG ATTTACCAAACTGAGGAGGTTGAAGAGGTTAAAGTTGTTCAGAAGACCGAAGAAGATATAACTAAAGAATACCTGACAGCAGCAAAACGCCTGGATGATGCTAAGCTG GTTTTGAGAAGGTTTATCAAGGTTGACAATGAATTGCGAGAACCTGTGTTGAAAGAAGAAATCGTTGCTGAG GTAGCAAGACAGTTATGTGTCCGCATTGCCCCTGAAAACCTACATTTACCAACACCTTTGTCATCTTTGGGGGAGTTTGCAGTGCCACTCTTATTACCAAAGTCCATTCCTTTGCCTGCAGGGAAGGTCCAGTGGACACTTGATGTTAAAATCCGCAGAAAATAG
- the LOC108211262 gene encoding uncharacterized protein LOC108211262 codes for MVSRIKTSLLVLLVVLSFYLSSGTVDGFSNGAKLINSLRQDGSLRVNLSSRKLLSHDVSDYDEAGANTKHDPRGRRGGGGGKNR; via the exons ATGGTTTCTCGGATCAAAACCTCTCTTCTTGTTCTTCTTGTAGTACTCTCTTTTTACTTGTCTTCAG GCACTGTCGATGGTTTCAGTAATGGTGCAAAATTAATCAACTCCCTTCGCCAG gaCGGTAGTTTGAGGGTGAACTTGAGCTCGAGGAAGCTACTGAGTCATGATGTGTCAGACTATGATGAAGCCGGAGCAAACACTAAACATGATCCGAGGGGCAGGAGAGGTGGTGGTGGCGGAAAGAACCGTTGA